The following proteins are co-located in the Streptococcus anginosus genome:
- a CDS encoding GNAT family N-acetyltransferase, translating to MIDVKKQPEYISIDSSLRLRKYDGQAHLAFFWYQDPEVIHLIDGSREPYTLQRIKKMYDYLTQRGEVYFIEVLTNAGWQPIGDVSFWQEDMPIVIGNSAYRGQGIGRTVVQALVERGRKLGYKRLYVQEIYDDNEASKKMFELVGFYPLEKTENGHRYALDLTLSLSAIQSSQFYLSKKKLEQVQAWFDTKDINALKPLPIKRLKDKIFFTDGHSRAFIAYQAGFEEIPVYAEEDNLNWDFYYYCLKTCEEKGIFTIKDLENRILSESDHRKKWLDWCQRVAKDFEE from the coding sequence ATGATAGATGTAAAGAAACAACCAGAGTATATTTCCATTGATTCTTCCTTACGTTTGCGAAAGTATGATGGACAAGCTCATCTCGCTTTTTTTTGGTATCAAGACCCTGAGGTGATTCATTTGATAGATGGTAGTCGAGAGCCTTACACGCTTCAACGAATCAAGAAAATGTATGACTATCTTACTCAGCGTGGAGAAGTGTATTTTATTGAAGTTTTGACAAATGCAGGTTGGCAGCCGATTGGTGATGTGAGTTTTTGGCAAGAGGACATGCCGATTGTTATTGGCAATTCAGCTTATCGTGGTCAGGGAATCGGGAGGACAGTTGTTCAGGCATTGGTTGAACGCGGACGCAAGTTGGGTTATAAGCGCTTGTATGTTCAAGAAATCTATGATGACAATGAAGCTTCTAAGAAGATGTTTGAGTTAGTAGGGTTTTATCCTTTGGAAAAGACTGAAAATGGGCATCGCTATGCTTTGGATTTGACGCTTTCTTTGTCAGCTATTCAATCAAGTCAATTTTATCTTTCTAAAAAGAAATTAGAGCAAGTACAGGCATGGTTTGATACAAAGGACATAAACGCTTTAAAGCCTTTACCAATTAAGCGATTGAAAGATAAAATCTTTTTCACTGATGGCCACAGCAGAGCATTTATAGCCTATCAAGCTGGTTTTGAAGAGATTCCAGTTTATGCAGAAGAGGACAATTTGAATTGGGATTTCTATTACTATTGCCTTAAAACTTGTGAAGAAAAAGGAATTTTTACGATAAAAGATTTAGAAAATCGTATCTTGTCTGAGTCGGATCATAGGAAAAAATGGTTGGATTGGTGCCAGCGAGTCGCGAAAGATTTTGAAGAATAA
- a CDS encoding copper homeostasis protein CutC, with product MIYEFCAENVTNLEKAMQAGARRIELCDNLAVGGTTPSYGVIKAAVELAKPYNVTVMTMIRPRGGDFVYNDLEMEIMLEDIQMARSAGTHGLVFGVLTTANKIDYPKMEKLLKASQGLEVVFHMAFDATPREHQFSEMDWLMEHSVKRILTHGGLAEEPIQEHFSWLYELINHAAGRIDILPGGGITVDNRDEIVAKLGVNQLHGTKIVF from the coding sequence ATGATTTATGAATTTTGTGCAGAAAATGTGACTAATTTGGAAAAAGCCATGCAGGCTGGTGCTCGACGAATTGAACTTTGCGATAATCTAGCAGTTGGCGGAACAACGCCTAGTTACGGTGTCATAAAAGCGGCTGTTGAGCTAGCAAAACCTTACAATGTGACCGTTATGACGATGATTCGTCCACGCGGGGGAGACTTTGTATACAATGACTTGGAAATGGAAATCATGCTAGAAGACATTCAAATGGCGCGCAGCGCTGGGACACACGGACTTGTTTTTGGTGTTTTGACAACTGCTAATAAAATTGATTATCCAAAAATGGAAAAATTATTAAAAGCCTCGCAAGGGCTGGAAGTCGTCTTTCACATGGCTTTTGACGCTACTCCAAGAGAACATCAATTTAGTGAAATGGACTGGCTAATGGAACATAGCGTGAAACGGATTCTAACTCACGGTGGACTGGCAGAAGAGCCGATTCAAGAGCATTTTTCTTGGTTATATGAATTGATAAATCATGCAGCTGGTCGGATTGATATTTTACCAGGAGGCGGTATTACGGTTGATAATCGTGATGAAATTGTTGCAAAGCTCGGCGTCAATCAACTTCATGGTACCAAAATTGTATTTTAG
- a CDS encoding MmcQ/YjbR family DNA-binding protein, with protein MLDLFEKYQANPEKLQVFGFEKRGEEFVYSQEIMNGDFLLQLKLQGEKLDYQVFDQETGDEYVQVKMRTMTGEFVGQVREACQEIFLMIRANCFEEVGFLYEQSSRLQDYVAKTYGGRLEYLWENSSKNGNLHAGVFRHQDTKKWYGIFMTIDWSKFENGKTGQIEVLNVKNNQVSDLLKKTGIYPAFHMNKKYWLSLPLDDTLSDTELFSLLDKSFELTQKK; from the coding sequence ATGTTAGACTTATTTGAGAAATATCAAGCAAATCCAGAAAAATTACAGGTATTTGGTTTTGAAAAAAGAGGAGAAGAGTTTGTTTATTCTCAGGAAATAATGAATGGTGATTTTCTGTTACAGCTAAAACTTCAGGGTGAGAAGCTGGACTATCAAGTGTTTGACCAAGAGACTGGTGATGAATACGTGCAAGTCAAAATGAGGACTATGACAGGTGAATTTGTCGGTCAAGTCCGTGAAGCTTGTCAGGAGATTTTTTTGATGATTCGAGCTAATTGTTTTGAGGAAGTTGGCTTTCTTTATGAACAGAGCAGCCGCTTGCAGGATTATGTAGCGAAGACCTATGGCGGACGACTGGAATATCTCTGGGAGAATTCTTCAAAAAATGGCAATCTTCATGCTGGTGTTTTTCGACATCAGGATACTAAAAAATGGTATGGTATTTTTATGACGATAGACTGGTCGAAGTTTGAAAATGGCAAAACTGGTCAAATAGAAGTGCTGAATGTCAAAAACAATCAAGTGTCTGATTTACTTAAAAAAACAGGGATTTACCCAGCATTTCACATGAACAAAAAATATTGGCTGAGCCTGCCCTTGGATGATACTTTATCAGATACAGAACTTTTTTCCCTTTTGGATAAGAGCTTTGAATTGACCCAAAAGAAATGA
- a CDS encoding ABC transporter ATP-binding protein translates to MNLIRKLGWFFKLEKKRYIIGILALSLVSVFNLIPPRVIGVVIDRIASRNLTSDQLLLNLLLLVASAFIMYGLRYLWRLYIFGTANHLGRLLRSQLFEHFTQMAPSFYQKYRTGDLMAHATNDINAVVSVAGGGVMSAVDASITALVTLLTMFFVLDWRLTLIAILPLPFLSWGTSLIGRKNHESFKAAQEAFSDLNNKVQESVSGVKVTKSFGYQKAESHSFARTNQDVYEKNILAAKYNSLFDPMVLIFIGLSYALTLIFGGIFISRGQFTVGELVTFITYLDMLVWPLQAMGYLFNISQRGMVSYERIERLLTEKSDVKETNNPVSPIQNGRLLYDIQRFSYEKATTLSNIHFALEKGQTLGIVGQTGSGKTTLLRLLMREQDIQEGAIYLNDHDIRDYSLNDLRSLIGYVPQEQILFAMSIADNIRFANPDLSDDEVIQASKLCGLYEDIIAMPEGFHTIVGERGVSLSGGQKQRLAMSRALVLKPDILILDDSLSAVDAKTEHLILENLKGERDGKTTIITAHRLSAVVHADLILVMENGRIKERGTHQELLAQNGWYARTYHNQQLAESLKEE, encoded by the coding sequence ATGAATCTTATTAGAAAATTGGGCTGGTTTTTCAAACTGGAGAAAAAACGTTATATTATCGGAATTCTAGCCTTGTCTTTGGTTAGTGTTTTTAATTTAATTCCTCCTAGAGTAATCGGCGTGGTGATTGACCGCATTGCTAGCCGAAATCTAACGTCAGACCAGTTGCTTTTAAATCTTTTACTTTTGGTTGCTTCAGCCTTTATTATGTATGGTCTGCGTTATCTTTGGCGTCTATATATTTTTGGTACAGCAAATCATTTGGGACGACTTTTGCGTTCTCAGCTTTTTGAGCACTTTACCCAAATGGCACCGTCTTTTTACCAAAAATATCGAACGGGAGATTTGATGGCGCATGCAACGAATGACATTAACGCAGTTGTAAGTGTGGCAGGTGGGGGTGTCATGTCGGCGGTAGACGCCTCTATTACAGCACTGGTAACGCTGTTGACTATGTTTTTTGTTTTAGACTGGCGCTTGACTTTGATTGCTATTTTGCCATTGCCATTTCTTTCTTGGGGAACCAGTTTAATTGGACGAAAAAATCATGAGAGCTTTAAAGCAGCTCAGGAGGCTTTTTCTGACTTGAATAACAAGGTACAGGAAAGCGTTTCAGGGGTTAAAGTAACGAAATCTTTTGGCTATCAAAAAGCAGAAAGTCACTCTTTTGCTAGGACAAATCAGGATGTCTATGAGAAGAATATTCTCGCTGCTAAATACAATTCTCTCTTCGACCCTATGGTTCTGATTTTCATTGGCTTATCTTATGCGTTAACTTTGATTTTTGGAGGAATCTTCATCTCTAGAGGGCAATTTACAGTTGGGGAGTTAGTGACGTTTATTACTTATCTAGATATGCTGGTATGGCCTTTGCAGGCGATGGGTTATCTCTTTAATATTAGCCAGAGAGGAATGGTTTCTTATGAGCGGATTGAGCGACTGTTGACAGAAAAGTCGGATGTCAAAGAGACCAACAATCCCGTTTCCCCTATACAAAATGGTCGTTTGCTTTATGATATTCAGCGTTTTTCTTACGAGAAAGCAACCACTTTATCCAATATTCATTTTGCATTAGAAAAAGGGCAGACGCTAGGAATTGTTGGACAAACAGGTTCTGGCAAAACAACACTATTACGCCTGCTCATGCGAGAACAGGATATTCAAGAAGGTGCTATTTATCTGAATGATCATGATATTCGAGATTATAGCTTAAATGATTTGCGGAGCTTGATTGGTTACGTGCCACAAGAGCAGATTCTTTTTGCGATGTCAATTGCGGACAATATTCGTTTTGCAAATCCAGACTTGTCAGATGACGAAGTGATTCAAGCTAGTAAACTTTGTGGCCTTTATGAGGATATTATTGCCATGCCGGAAGGCTTTCATACGATTGTTGGTGAACGTGGAGTGTCACTTTCAGGAGGCCAAAAGCAACGTTTAGCGATGAGTCGTGCACTCGTTCTGAAACCAGATATTTTAATCTTAGATGATTCTTTGTCTGCTGTTGATGCTAAAACAGAGCATTTGATTTTAGAAAACCTTAAGGGAGAAAGAGATGGTAAAACAACTATTATTACTGCTCACCGACTGTCAGCAGTTGTTCATGCAGATTTGATCTTAGTTATGGAAAATGGGCGCATTAAAGAGCGAGGCACACACCAAGAATTGCTGGCTCAAAACGGTTGGTATGCGCGCACTTATCATAATCAGCAATTGGCAGAAAGTCTGAAGGAGGAGTGA